TAGTTTCCCACGATTTGAAAAGACTGAATGAAGTGGAACTCGCACCTTTCAAAGCATTGACGGATAAAGGAATTGGCGGCGTGATGGTCGCGCATCTTTATGTTCCGGCCCTGGAAAAACAGCCAGGCGTTCCGGCATCGGTTTCCAAAAGCATCATTACCGGACTGCTGAAAGAAAAATATGGTTATAAAGGTCTGATTATTACTGATGCCTTGAATATGGGCGCTGTTGCGAAACGCTACAAACCGGGCGAACTGGATGCACTGGCGTTTAAAGCCGGAAACGATATTATGCTTTTTTCTGATGGTGTAAAGGAAGGGAAACGCCTGATTCAACAGGCGATTGATAAAGGTGAAATTTCACAAAACCGCGTAGAGGAAAGTGTAAAGAAGATTCTTTTGACCAAATATTATTTAGGTTTAACACAGTATGTGCCGAAAAATCCAGAAAATATCAACAGAGACCTGAACAACGACAGCCACACGAAAACCGTTCAGAAAATGTACGCCAATGCATTAACGCTCCTGAGAGATGAGAAAAAACTCCTACCGCTGAACTGCAAAGAAACTCACTATTACGTTCCGCTGGAGGAAGCACCTTATCAGACTTTTGCAGATCAGCTGAATTTGAGAACCAGTGTAATTGTAAAAAGAGCGAATGAGATTTCATCAATTCCGGCGAATTCTAAAGTGATTGTCGGATTCCACAAGGATAATTCTACGGCTTACAAACCTTATAAAATTTCTGATGCCTCAAAGAAAGTTTTGGCTGATCTAGGTAAGAATCAAAATATCATTCTCAATGTTTTTGGTTCCGCATACGCTTTAAAAGATGTCGATATTTCAAAAATTTCAACCGTCCTGGTAGCTTATGAGAACAATGACGATGCCATGACAGCGGCAGCAAAATCGCTGCACGGACAAACAAAAATTCACGGCAGATTGCCTGTTTTCGTCAACGAAAAACTGAAAGCAGGCATGGGAATGGATTTGAATCCAACTAAACAAACCACTAAATAATATTGCACAGATTTTCACAGCTGGTATGCTTTCTCAACCGCATAACTCTAAACTGAAAAACTGAAACCTGTGTAATCTGTGAGAAACAAAAATAAAAAATGAAAATCGGAATACTCTGTTACCCAACCTACGGCGGGAGCGGCATTGTGGCCACCGAACTGGGGATGTCTTTAGCCAAAAAAGGCTATGAAGTTCATTTTATTTCCAACAATTTGCCGGCACGCCTGGATATTACCAATCCCAATATCTTTTTTCATAAAGTCAACTTGCAGACCTATCCGCTGTTCCAGTATCAGCCGTATGATATTGCGCTGAGTTCTATGATTTACCGCGTTGTGAACCTCTATAAACTGGATTTGCTGCACGCACATTATGCGATTCCTTACGCTTATGCGGCGTTTACTGCAAAGCAGATGCTGAAAGAAGAAGGTAAAGATATTCCGCTCGTAACCACCCTTCACGGGACGGATATCACTTTGGTTGGCCAACACCCCAGTTACAAACATGCGGTAGAATTCTCTATCAATCAGAGCGATACGGTGACATCGGTTTCAGAAAGCCTGAAAGCAGATACCCTGAAGTTTTTCAATATTAAAAAAGACATCCAGGTGATTACCAATTTCATCGATAATTCTGATTTCGAGGACATCAAGTACTGTCAAAGAAATCAGTTTGCCGACGATGACGAGAAAATAATGATCCATGTTTCCAACCTACGTCCGGTGAAGCGTGTGGAAGAGGTTTTAACGATTTTCAAAACGGTGAACAGTCACGTCAAATCGAAACTTATCATCATCGGTGAAGGTCCGGATATGGAAAAAATCAGTACCTTTTTGGAAGAAAACCCAGACCTGATTGATAAAATCCGTCTTTTGGGGAAAGTGAATGACCTGTACCGGATTTTACAACTTTCAGATGTGTTTCTTCTGCCTTCTGAACAGGAAAGTTTCGGCCTCGCCGCCCTCGAAGCAATGGCTGCCGGAACGCCGGTGATCAGTTCGAATGCCGGTGGTATTCCTGAGGTAAATATTCAGGGTGAAACCGGATTTTTAGCGGAAGTGGGCAATGTAGAGGCTATGGCCAATTACACGATAAAACTGCTCAGCGACCAAGAACTTTTGGCAAAAATGAAGAAAAATGCTAAAGAGCAGGCGATGAAGTTCGATCTGGTAAACATCCTCCCCATTTATGAGAAAATGTATGCGGAGACCATAAATAATTTTGTTAAGAATTAAACACACAGAATTTATATCTGTGAAAATCTGTGCTATCGGTGTTAAAAAAATACGCACGGATTCAGGATTTATACAGATTAGTTTTACCGTGGAAAAATAAAATATGACCGAGAAACTCCTTCAATACCTTTGGAATTACAAGATTTTTAAAAGTTTTGATTTTAAAGATACAGAAGGGAATGCTATAGAAATTCTCGACTTTGGAAAATGGAACAGCGATTCGGGGCCTGATTTTCTCCTGGCTAAGATTAAGATGAAGGATTTAGTTTTGGTGGGAAATATTGAACTGCACACCAAATCTTCAGACTGGATCTTCCATAACCATTCCGGAGACCCAAATTTTGACAACCTCATCCTGCACGCGGTTTACCAGCATGATGTCGAGATCGGTGAATTTTCAGACAAAAATATCCCGACACTGGAGTTAAAAGAATATATCGAAGAGGAAACGCTTTGGAAATACGGACAGTTGCTTCATGAGAACGAATTCATAGCGTGCGAAAAAATTTTTAATCCAAAAAACATCCCCTTCCAGTTTGCAGAAGAAAAGCTGCTGCAGAAACTCGACGAAAAATCTTTGGAAATAGAAGCCAGCCTGAGAAAATTCAAAAACAATTACGAGGCCGTTCTTTTTCATTATTTGGCATATGCTTTTGGATTGAAGGTGAATGCAGCGATTTTTAAACAAATCGCGGAAAGTATTGATTTTTCCGTCGTCAATAAAATCAGGCAAAACGAAACGCAACTGGAAGCGTTATTTTTCGGAACTGCGAACTGGCTCGAAAATGCCGAAGACTGCCAAATGAAAATCTGGAAACGCGAATTTGATTTCCTGAAAACGAAATTTCAACTTCCGAATGTGAAATTCAATCCAAAATTTTTAAGATTGCGGCCACCAAATTTCCCGACCGTACGGCTTTCGCAACTGGCGAATCTTTACCACAAACAGCCCAACCTTTTCTCAAAAATTATTCATGCTAAAACCATCGCAGAACTGCTGGAAATTTTTCATCGTGTGAAGGCCTCCGGATACTGGGACAACCACTTTAATTTTGGAAAAATTTCTGAAGTGAACCATGAGAAATTTTTAACGAAAAACTTCGTTGAAATCCTGATCATCAATGCCGTGTTACCAATAAAATACACCTATCACAAATATCATACTGAAGAAACAGCAGACGAGATCCTGGACTTTTACCGGGAAATCACCGCCGAAGAAAACCGCATCATAAAAGGCTGGAAAAATCTCGGTGTTCAAATTGAAAAAAGCCTGGAATCGCAGGCATTTATTTACCATTACAAAAATTTCTGCGAACCAAAAAATTGTCTAAATTGCGGTATATTTTTCAAGACCATGACGGTTTGATCTTAAAAACTTTTTGAGTATCAAACTTATAACCTTGAAGCTTCAAACCTGAAACAAAAATGACTGAACCTAAATTCATCACCAATATCCGCCACAACGTAGAACGTGAATGGTTTGGCACGCTCACAAGAATGGGCGCAAAACTGGGAATTCCGGTGTCAAAACTTCGGGTGTTCTTCATCTACTCCACTTTTGCGACGGTTGGGTTTTTCTTTTTGATTTATCTTATTCTGGCATTTTCGCTTTGGGTAAAGGATATTTTCATAACCAGAAGGCCAAGTGTTTTTGATCTTTAAAATTCATTCTGTAAAAAATTTTCCTTTAACAGTAAATTCTTTTTTGCCCTTTAAATTACTTTGTGAAATGGAATTCATTCAGATTACTTCGCCGGACGATTTTCGGACTAAAGAAATTTACAGTTCATACATAAACTCTTTCCCCGAAGACGAAAGGAGAAACCGGGAACAATTCAGCCAACTTTTCAATAATGAAAAAGTGAAAGTTTTTTCTGTGCTGAATGACCTGAAATACATTGGCTACCTCATCGCATGGGAGCTCACCGAATTTGTATTCATTGAACATTTTGAAATATTTTCTGAATTCCGGAGCCAGAAATTCGGGAGCGAAGTCATCCAAAAACTGTTTCGCGATTACTCCAAAATTATCCTTGAAGCAGAACCTTCTGATTTGGATGACGATGCCCGCCGAAGGATTGATTTCTACAAAAGAAACGGTTTCCAGATTGTGGATGAGGATTATCTGCAGCCGCCTTACTCACAGGACAAGAAACCCGTACCACTGTGGCTTTTAGCCAATTATACACCTGAAAAACTGGGGCATTTGCGTGAAGAAATTAACGATGTCGTTTACTGCCTTTCTTAAGCCGGCTCCTCCACCGATTTCATTTTATTCCTGTTCATGAAATCTTTCAGTTCTTTTTTCAGGTAAAATTCAATTGCAGTTTTATTGAAATTGCTGCGGAAATTTTTAGCAAGCTGGTATTTCCCGTCAACAAAGGCGAGCAGCATTTCAAACTGATATTCGTCTATACCGTGCTTATAAAAATAGCCCAAGTCGATATTCTCTTTTACGCGCTTGTAAAAAGCCTGAGTTTCTGCATAGTCTGCAGTGGTTTTGGCAGGTTGGACCGCTTTGGAAATTGACTTTATAGCGGCTCCGAGCAAACCGCCGCCACCAGAGGAGAAGAGGGACAGCTGACCCGATTTCATATCTGGGCCCAGGACCAAAGACGAAGGCATTTTGTTGGAAGGATAAGCCATGGCAGGCCCCGACTGCACCCATTTTGCAAGGTTGTTATTCAGTTCTTCCACTTTTTTCGGGCGGTCGAGCGCGCGGACATCCTTTCGCAGGTTTCCGGTTGGCTTGAAAGCGATTTCAACCTCTTCGATAAGCTGTGCGCGCAACTGTATGGCAATATTCAATGGTCTTGTAAAATGATCAGGCTGCACTTTTACTGAAACCCGCTCGAAATTGTTTTTTATAAACCTCAGTTCGTCGGAAGATCTTGCTCTGATTATGAAATTGCCATCGCTGTCGGTTCTTGCCGTTTCTTCGGTATGCACATTGAATACGAGCACACCGGGAACTTTTGTCCCGGCGTCGGTCGTCACATGACCTATGACATATTGCTGGGCGCCCACAAAACCAAAGGCTAAAATGAAAATAAAAAGTAAAAATTTATTCATAGTTACTGTTTTAATCTTAAAATATAGACAGGAAAAGATTCTTCCATCTCCACAAGGACGCCGGACAGGTTCCTCACCTTTACCAACTGCCGGATTTTGGGATTCTCCGTGAAGGAAAATTCTATAAATTCCGGAATTCGTCTCTGGGGCACACCGGCATTGGTGAAATAATCATCGGAAACACGCTTACGGATCCAGTACACATCAGACTGCTGGTCTTCGAGTTCGTAAAGATGTTTTTTGCGGCGGGCATCCCCGCTGATGATATCGTAAACGCCCTGAATATTCAGAACCCCAAAAGCCAGCGGTTTCAAAACATCGTCCACCAGTTCGGCCGGTTTTTCCCGCGGTTTTTCCGGAGAAGCCG
The sequence above is a segment of the Chryseobacterium taklimakanense genome. Coding sequences within it:
- a CDS encoding glycoside hydrolase family 3 protein, producing MSVLVLILSIGLKSALYAQYKPNNLTAEDERKAQAWVSKTYSSLSQDEKLGQLFIVALYVNRGEEEINKVRNLVVNEKLGGLILMQDDAARHIALLNEFQSKSKVPMMIGMDAEWGLYQRIAAAKKFPWAMTLGAIQDKSLITEMSAKIAEDAKRMGVNWDFAPVVDVNTNPNNPIIGNRSFGSEVDNVVKSALAYSAGLQNSNVLAAIKHFPGHGDTSTDSHHDLPVVSHDLKRLNEVELAPFKALTDKGIGGVMVAHLYVPALEKQPGVPASVSKSIITGLLKEKYGYKGLIITDALNMGAVAKRYKPGELDALAFKAGNDIMLFSDGVKEGKRLIQQAIDKGEISQNRVEESVKKILLTKYYLGLTQYVPKNPENINRDLNNDSHTKTVQKMYANALTLLRDEKKLLPLNCKETHYYVPLEEAPYQTFADQLNLRTSVIVKRANEISSIPANSKVIVGFHKDNSTAYKPYKISDASKKVLADLGKNQNIILNVFGSAYALKDVDISKISTVLVAYENNDDAMTAAAKSLHGQTKIHGRLPVFVNEKLKAGMGMDLNPTKQTTK
- the bshA gene encoding N-acetyl-alpha-D-glucosaminyl L-malate synthase BshA; translation: MKIGILCYPTYGGSGIVATELGMSLAKKGYEVHFISNNLPARLDITNPNIFFHKVNLQTYPLFQYQPYDIALSSMIYRVVNLYKLDLLHAHYAIPYAYAAFTAKQMLKEEGKDIPLVTTLHGTDITLVGQHPSYKHAVEFSINQSDTVTSVSESLKADTLKFFNIKKDIQVITNFIDNSDFEDIKYCQRNQFADDDEKIMIHVSNLRPVKRVEEVLTIFKTVNSHVKSKLIIIGEGPDMEKISTFLEENPDLIDKIRLLGKVNDLYRILQLSDVFLLPSEQESFGLAALEAMAAGTPVISSNAGGIPEVNIQGETGFLAEVGNVEAMANYTIKLLSDQELLAKMKKNAKEQAMKFDLVNILPIYEKMYAETINNFVKN
- a CDS encoding DUF2851 family protein, with protein sequence MTEKLLQYLWNYKIFKSFDFKDTEGNAIEILDFGKWNSDSGPDFLLAKIKMKDLVLVGNIELHTKSSDWIFHNHSGDPNFDNLILHAVYQHDVEIGEFSDKNIPTLELKEYIEEETLWKYGQLLHENEFIACEKIFNPKNIPFQFAEEKLLQKLDEKSLEIEASLRKFKNNYEAVLFHYLAYAFGLKVNAAIFKQIAESIDFSVVNKIRQNETQLEALFFGTANWLENAEDCQMKIWKREFDFLKTKFQLPNVKFNPKFLRLRPPNFPTVRLSQLANLYHKQPNLFSKIIHAKTIAELLEIFHRVKASGYWDNHFNFGKISEVNHEKFLTKNFVEILIINAVLPIKYTYHKYHTEETADEILDFYREITAEENRIIKGWKNLGVQIEKSLESQAFIYHYKNFCEPKNCLNCGIFFKTMTV
- a CDS encoding PspC family transcriptional regulator, which gives rise to MTEPKFITNIRHNVEREWFGTLTRMGAKLGIPVSKLRVFFIYSTFATVGFFFLIYLILAFSLWVKDIFITRRPSVFDL
- a CDS encoding GNAT family N-acetyltransferase, which produces MEFIQITSPDDFRTKEIYSSYINSFPEDERRNREQFSQLFNNEKVKVFSVLNDLKYIGYLIAWELTEFVFIEHFEIFSEFRSQKFGSEVIQKLFRDYSKIILEAEPSDLDDDARRRIDFYKRNGFQIVDEDYLQPPYSQDKKPVPLWLLANYTPEKLGHLREEINDVVYCLS
- a CDS encoding peptidase associated/transthyretin-like domain-containing protein translates to MNKFLLFIFILAFGFVGAQQYVIGHVTTDAGTKVPGVLVFNVHTEETARTDSDGNFIIRARSSDELRFIKNNFERVSVKVQPDHFTRPLNIAIQLRAQLIEEVEIAFKPTGNLRKDVRALDRPKKVEELNNNLAKWVQSGPAMAYPSNKMPSSLVLGPDMKSGQLSLFSSGGGGLLGAAIKSISKAVQPAKTTADYAETQAFYKRVKENIDLGYFYKHGIDEYQFEMLLAFVDGKYQLAKNFRSNFNKTAIEFYLKKELKDFMNRNKMKSVEEPA